The DNA region ATCGCAGATGTTTGTGCGAATTGATATGAAGAGCGAGTGGCCTTTCGTGAGTTTTACACGTAACCCGGCAGATGATGGAGCGGATTATTTTGGCCCATACTATAACGGTTTTGCCGTGCGAAAGGCATTACGGTATTTACGTAAAAGTTTTCCGTACTTTACACGTCCACCAAAGTTGGGCCGACCTGATCTTGATGTACATCTTGGCTTGAGCCCTTCGGCTGATACAACCTCTACCGAATACAAAGCTACTCTAAAAAAACTGATCCGTTACCTGAAAGGCGAGCGCAAAACGTTAATACAAGAGCTTGAGCGTGACATGAAAACGGCCGCAAAGCTCCATGATTTTGAACAAGCGGCCATTTACCGCAACCGGCTTAATAATCTTAAAGAACTACAACGTCGTATTATGTTTGGCGATAAGGAGTTTCTTAATATTAGTAAGGACCAAGCTTTATCCGATCTGAAAGAATTACTTGGGCTGAAGGTTCTTCCCGCCCGCATAGAAGGATACGATATATCGCACATGAGCGGTACGAATGTGGTGGCGAGTATGGTGGTATTTACCAATGGAGTGAGTGATCGCGCGAATTACCGCAAGTTTAAAACCCGAATCGAACACAATAATGACTTCTACAATATGAACGAAACGATTCTTCGGCGTCTAAGTGAGAAGAACCTAAAGGCATGGGGCGTGCCCAATCTCGTGCTTATAGACGGTGGAAAAGGTCAGCTTTATGCGGCACTTCAGGCTCGCGATGTGCGTGATCAGCAGGCAATTCCTTTTATAGGAATCGCAAAAAAACAGGAACAGATCGTTATTCACCATACAAAATCAGGCGTGACGCTTAATAAAGAGAAGCTTGAGGAGCTCGAAGGATATGTGACAGTGACGGATGAATTTACTCTGGTTAACCTGCCTCACGCAAGTCATATTGTTAAACTTTTGCAGCGTATCCGCGACGAGTCGCACCGATTTGCGGTGAGCTATCACACGGTGCTCAAACGTGCCAAGCAGACGGCAAGTGATTTGGAAGAGATTCCCGGTATTGGGCCGGCAACTAGGCGCAAACTTATTCGTACGTTTGGGAGCCTTCGTGCCGTAAAAATGGCAGGCGATGAAGAGCTGTCTGCGGCAATTGGTGCCGCTAAAGCACAGACGCTTCGCCGCTATTTGCCACGTGACGAACGCGCATGATATAGTGACAGCAATAAACTATAAGCGGATCGGATAGATGGGCATATTCGGAAACAAACGCGCTCCCTCAAAAGGTTTTACGGTTGTCGAAATTATTACGGTGCTCGCCGTGATTGGTATTTTAGTGTCAATCGTGATCCTTCTTTATCCTGGATACCAAAAACGATCAAGAGATAATGAGCGCAAGAGCGATATGAGCCAATTGGCGGCAGCCATGGGCGCGTACGCTGTCCAGAAAAATAACTATATGAGCACAGGAAGCGGCTGCGGATTGTTTGGCGACGGTAGCGGTTGGATCAGTCTTGGCCCACCAGATGGCGGTGGTTGGTATCCAAAAGCAGTTACGACGTGTTTACAAGAGGCAGGCGTGATTTCGAATGCCAGTGATTTCATGGATCCTTTAGGGTGCAAGTCAGACTCGGGAGGTGTGTGCGGCTCATGGCAGTCTACACCGGCTCAGGCCTACATGAAGGCCACTTGCACGAAAAACGGCGCCCCGATCACCTACTTTATGACGCACCTTGAAACAGAACCGCTCAACAATTCAGCTATCGATGCGCTTTGCGACGTAGGGAGCCTCCCGTGGTTTGATGCCAACGGACAAAAATGGGGCACCAACTACGGTATGAACTACTATGTCGTGGCAAAGTAAACTCGACACGAGAGCCTTGCTACGCTATAGTAGGGGAAGCGTATGAAAAAACAATTTATTGTCTTTGTCCTCCGTTGGATATTGAACTCGTTTGGTTTGTGGGTGGCTGTTCGTATATTTGGAACAGGATATAGTGATGCCGAGCTTACAGCCAGTGTATGGGTATTTCTTTTTGCCGGACTTATCTTTTCGGTGATAAACGCAGTATTACGGCCGGTTATAATCATTTTGTCGCTTCCTGCGATTCTCGTGACACTTGGCCTGTTTACCATTATCGTGAACGGCTTCATGGTTTATGTGTCTCTTATCTTGGCTCCTGGGCTTCATATGACATTCTGGAATTCAGTACTTACCGGGCTCGTACTCAGTTTGGTAAACTATATAGTAAGCAGTGCGCTTGAACTTCACTATTCTCGGGTACAGGGGAGATAAAATATGAATATTGATAGTATTTTGCAAATTATTACCGTCGCTTCCGCGCTTCTAATGGTTGTTTCCGTTTTGTTGCAGCAGCGCGGCGCAACGTTGGGAGCAGGGTTTGGCAGTTCCGGAGAACTTTACACGACTCGCCGTGGTCTCGACAAGAATCTGTTTGAAGTAACGATTATTTTTGCAGTTATTTTCGTCTTGTCTATTTTAACAGGCCTGCTGCTACCGGCATTTCGATAGGAGTTATAGGCGTGGGCAACGACGAAGATAAAAAAGGATGGAAGCAATTTCAAAAGCTTTCATTTGATAGCCGTCGTTTTTCAAAACGAGTTAAAAAGGCCGAAGGTGCGACGATGCGTCATGCCAAGCGGTTTATTACAACCCGTCTGGATAATATCCGTAATGTCCGTCGCCAGGTTATCAGCTGGCTTTTATTGATTGGGGTTATGTTGTTTGCAGTTGGCGCCCAATTTATGTGGTTTAGAGATAGCTATCAAACCGTGGCAGCGGCTCCGGGCGGAACATACGCTGAGGGGTCACTAGGGCCTATCGAAACGCTCAATCCGTTGTATGCATCGTCGAGTGCCGAAATTTCCGCAAGCCGGCTTTTGTTTTCTTCCCTTTATACCTATGATTCAACGGGACATCTTCATGGTGATCTTGCTACGTCGCTTCAGGCGGAAGCAGGTGGTACGGCGTACATAGTAAAACTACGCTCCGACGCGAAATGGCAAGATGGTACCGCACTTACGGCTAAAGATGTTGCGTTTACGGTAAATCTTATTAAAAATCCCGAAACTCGATCACCACTCCGCATTAACTGGCGAGATATCAACGTCACAGCAAAGGATGATTCTACGCTTGAATTTAAACTGCCCGCAACCTATGCAGCTTTTCCGTTTGCACTGACATTTCCCATCTTGCCTCAGCACATTTTAAGCGATGTGGCGCCTGCGGCAATTCGTGAAAATACGTTCAGTCGCTCCCCTACGGGTAGTGGTCCTTTTTCGTTCCGCTTACTTCAGTCTGCGGGAGACTCACACAAAGTAGTACACATGGTAGCGAACGATCACTACTACGATGGTGCACCGCTATTAAGCCGCTTTGAGGTGCATGCGTACGGTACGCAAGAGGCGATCGTAGGTGCTCTAAGAAGTGGTGAGGTCGGTGCGGCGACGGATATTACTGGTGTTGATACGTCCCAGATTGATACGCAAAATTACGACATTATAAATAAGCCGATCAATAGCGGTGTGTATGCGCTGCTTAATACCGCAAGTCCACTCCTAAAAGATAAAGAACTCCGAAAAGCACTCCAGATAGGAACCGATACCAAAGCAGTGCGAGAAAGCCTTGGCGTGAAAGTACCCGCGCTCGATCTGCCGTTTGTGAATGGGCAAGTAACCGGCATTGATGTGCAAGCTCCCTCATATGATCCGACTAAAGCGGCGGCTATGCTTGATGCCAGCGGGTGGGTCGTAAAGGATGGTATTCGCCAAAAGGGAGAGCAGAAACTTGCCCTTAATGTAATTACGACAAAAAACCGACAATATGAAAAGGCCCTGGAAACGTTGGCGGGACAATGGCGCAAGCTAAATATAGGGGTGAGTACAAAAGTTGTCGACCCTAATGACCCTTCTATAAACTTCGTACAGGGGATTTTGCAAACCCGCGATTATGATGTACTCCTCTATGAATTGTTTATTGGTGCAGATCCAGATGTGTACGCATACTGGCACTCTTCGCAAACGGTCGCAAACGGCTATAATTTTGCGAACTATACCAACAGGGCGGCAGATGACGCTTTGGCGAGCGCTCGCTCACGATTGGAGCCAACACTTCGTGCGGTGAAGTATGTCGTATTTGCACACCAGTGGATTGATGATGCCCCTGCCATTGGACTTTACCAGGCGACTTCCGAGTATGCTTTCAATAAACATACTCATTCGCTAGATACGAATACCCAGCTCGTTTCTTCATATGATCGCTATGCGGACGTGCTCGACTGGAGTGTTAATCAGCGATCTGTTTACAAAACACCGTAGCTAAGCTATAATCGTACGAGATTAGCTCATGCGCGAGTGGCGGAATTGGTAGACGCGTCAGCTTGAGGGGCTGGTGGCCGCTTTAGGCCGTGGAGGTTCAAGTCCTCTCTCGCGCACCAAAGCAAAACCCGGTCAATGACCGGGTTTTGCTTTGGTGCGCAACCATTGGGTATGTTAATTTATTATGTTTGACAGTTTGTCTACTATATAATACCATTGTCGCGGCTCTATCCTAATGAAAGGGACCTTTATGTTTAGTGAAGTTGAGGCAGTTATTTTCGACCAGGGCGGGGTCTTGTCTCGGGGAGGTGAGAAGGGAGCGAACGAGAATGCTGCTGCGCGGGCCATGGGTCTGGGCGGTACTATCGATGTTCCTGATCTCATCGAGGATCTGAAGCGAGGCAGGATCGACAACACTCAATATGTGGAAGGAGTTAATCTTCGCTATCCCAACGCGCCGGTCAGGCTCACGGATGCGATGTGGGACGATGTTTACGCATCGCTGAAGCCAGAGCCGCTGGCATACGACCTCGTTCGCCGGTGCCGGGAATCCGGGCGACGAGTGGGCTTACTTTCGAACATCAATCCGGCCATGGCCAAGCGTTTGCGGTCGGACGGTTCATACCAGATGTTCGACCCGCTCGTGCTCTCCTGCTATGTCGGCTATGCCAAGCCGGATCCGGAGATCTACGCCGCCGTCGAAGCCGGCCTGCCGGGTATCGAGCGTGGGAAGATTCTTCTGCTCGATGATCAGGAAAAGTGTGTCGCCGGCGCGCGTAGCCGTGGTTGGCAGGCGCTGAAAGTGACGAGTCCGGAGCGAATGGTCGATGAAGTGAATACGCTTCTCGGCCTGCGTTAAGCAACACCCCAGGGGGTCGGCCTGGCTGTAGTATTGTGCAGCCAGGCCATTTAAATTCCTCAAGATATCGTTGTTTTATCGTCGGATTAGTCGTACTATGAATGTAATTATGAGGTTAGCAGTTTTACGGCAAAAGCAATTTCACGAACCTGTATGGCATGTCGTTATCGCATTGTTGGCTATAATGCTTTTGCAATTATTTCTTGTTGATTATCTTAACGCCGAAATTCGCTATGTACTTATAGGGCTTGAGGGGCTCCTACTTATTTGTATAGGCACGAAGCTTGTAAGGCAAAACACGCAGCGGATATTGGCGATTATATTTCTTGCACTGCTTTCAATCGTAAATGTAGTTTCACTTGCGGTGGTTATTTACGACTTAACCCACGATGCTCATACCGATGGCCATCAACTATTGCTTTCGAGCGTAGGTATTTATCTTACGAATATCATCGTGTTTGGTATATGGTTTTGGGAGCTCGATAATACGAGGAAATCACAGACAGATTTTCAATTTCCTCAGTCAACACTAAAGCCGAATTGGCGCCCGACCTTCTTTGACTATATCTACGTGTCGGTAACGAATGCGACGGCATTCAGCCCTACGGATACGCTGCCGCTGTCTCACCGGGCCAAACTTTTAATGACGATTCAGTCGGTTGTTTCACTGGTCATAGTTGTGCTTGTCACGGCTCGGGCGGTGAATATTCTTACCTAAAAAAGCAAAGAGCCGCAAGATGACGCGGCCCGATGCTTCGGTATACCACGCGCTTTCTGGCGGCTTATTTTGTGAAACGAAGCGCGGCGTCGAATTCGCCGTAATTAACGTTGTCGCGCTGACGAACCTGTAACTTGACAGGTCCTTTGCTCGTCGCGGCTTCGAAGATGGTTAACTTACCATCTCCTCCGTTGCTTACTACGATAACGACATGGTCGACATCGTTCTTCCGTTTCTTCAGCCGATACATAATGTCACCGGCTTTTGCTTCTGTGAATGGGATTTGGGTCCAGTGTTTGCTGTTTCGAAAACTTGCCGCCGTATTGTTCTCATTGACCTGTGTGGCCTCAAAAACGGCACGATCTACCAACCCGCTACAGTCGAGCCCACTTCCGGGTTTGAAGCTTGCGGGAGGATGCCCGCCGCCCCAGACATAACGCTCGCCATCGTACTTTTGCGCGGCCGCTAGGATGGCGCTTCCATCAGCACTGACTTCGGTTTC from Candidatus Saccharimonadales bacterium includes:
- a CDS encoding phage holin family protein, whose translation is MKKQFIVFVLRWILNSFGLWVAVRIFGTGYSDAELTASVWVFLFAGLIFSVINAVLRPVIIILSLPAILVTLGLFTIIVNGFMVYVSLILAPGLHMTFWNSVLTGLVLSLVNYIVSSALELHYSRVQGR
- a CDS encoding HAD family hydrolase → MFSEVEAVIFDQGGVLSRGGEKGANENAAARAMGLGGTIDVPDLIEDLKRGRIDNTQYVEGVNLRYPNAPVRLTDAMWDDVYASLKPEPLAYDLVRRCRESGRRVGLLSNINPAMAKRLRSDGSYQMFDPLVLSCYVGYAKPDPEIYAAVEAGLPGIERGKILLLDDQEKCVAGARSRGWQALKVTSPERMVDEVNTLLGLR
- a CDS encoding prepilin-type N-terminal cleavage/methylation domain-containing protein, which gives rise to MGIFGNKRAPSKGFTVVEIITVLAVIGILVSIVILLYPGYQKRSRDNERKSDMSQLAAAMGAYAVQKNNYMSTGSGCGLFGDGSGWISLGPPDGGGWYPKAVTTCLQEAGVISNASDFMDPLGCKSDSGGVCGSWQSTPAQAYMKATCTKNGAPITYFMTHLETEPLNNSAIDALCDVGSLPWFDANGQKWGTNYGMNYYVVAK
- a CDS encoding NlpC/P60 family protein, with protein sequence MTKPPKDTGSGGAGVVVCLVVLGIAIGQSHEWWGVSDWVSSVSPNEWHFAASETEVSADGSAILAAAQKYDGERYVWGGGHPPASFKPGSGLDCSGLVDRAVFEATQVNENNTAASFRNSKHWTQIPFTEAKAGDIMYRLKKRKNDVDHVVIVVSNGGDGKLTIFEAATSKGPVKLQVRQRDNVNYGEFDAALRFTK
- a CDS encoding peptide ABC transporter substrate-binding protein translates to MGNDEDKKGWKQFQKLSFDSRRFSKRVKKAEGATMRHAKRFITTRLDNIRNVRRQVISWLLLIGVMLFAVGAQFMWFRDSYQTVAAAPGGTYAEGSLGPIETLNPLYASSSAEISASRLLFSSLYTYDSTGHLHGDLATSLQAEAGGTAYIVKLRSDAKWQDGTALTAKDVAFTVNLIKNPETRSPLRINWRDINVTAKDDSTLEFKLPATYAAFPFALTFPILPQHILSDVAPAAIRENTFSRSPTGSGPFSFRLLQSAGDSHKVVHMVANDHYYDGAPLLSRFEVHAYGTQEAIVGALRSGEVGAATDITGVDTSQIDTQNYDIINKPINSGVYALLNTASPLLKDKELRKALQIGTDTKAVRESLGVKVPALDLPFVNGQVTGIDVQAPSYDPTKAAAMLDASGWVVKDGIRQKGEQKLALNVITTKNRQYEKALETLAGQWRKLNIGVSTKVVDPNDPSINFVQGILQTRDYDVLLYELFIGADPDVYAYWHSSQTVANGYNFANYTNRAADDALASARSRLEPTLRAVKYVVFAHQWIDDAPAIGLYQATSEYAFNKHTHSLDTNTQLVSSYDRYADVLDWSVNQRSVYKTP
- the secG gene encoding preprotein translocase subunit SecG, producing the protein MNIDSILQIITVASALLMVVSVLLQQRGATLGAGFGSSGELYTTRRGLDKNLFEVTIIFAVIFVLSILTGLLLPAFR
- a CDS encoding excinuclease ABC subunit UvrC, with product MNKQLEAKLKTLPRNPGVYFHKAKTGEIIYVGKAAILKNRVKQYFQKTRDMDLKTQALVAEIDMTDWIETESEIDALFLESEMVKRYMPRYNILLRDDKSQMFVRIDMKSEWPFVSFTRNPADDGADYFGPYYNGFAVRKALRYLRKSFPYFTRPPKLGRPDLDVHLGLSPSADTTSTEYKATLKKLIRYLKGERKTLIQELERDMKTAAKLHDFEQAAIYRNRLNNLKELQRRIMFGDKEFLNISKDQALSDLKELLGLKVLPARIEGYDISHMSGTNVVASMVVFTNGVSDRANYRKFKTRIEHNNDFYNMNETILRRLSEKNLKAWGVPNLVLIDGGKGQLYAALQARDVRDQQAIPFIGIAKKQEQIVIHHTKSGVTLNKEKLEELEGYVTVTDEFTLVNLPHASHIVKLLQRIRDESHRFAVSYHTVLKRAKQTASDLEEIPGIGPATRRKLIRTFGSLRAVKMAGDEELSAAIGAAKAQTLRRYLPRDERA